AAAATTAGAGATGGGGATATTGTAATAAAAGCTTTCAGCATTCCATATCCAATATTGCTTCACTTCAAATGCTACTGGATCAATAATTAAATCAATTAAGACAGCCATCAATGAGCCAATTAGAGTATAAGAGATAAATTGATTTGTACCTGTTAAGACAATAGAAATAGCATGTGAACCAGCAATGACCATTAACCATGCAAATCCTATGGCAATGGGAACACCAAGTAATTGAGGTCCAAAGTCACTTGTATAATAATAGTCACCAAATAGAAGTCCATACTCGACTCCAAGATGCTCAGCAAATATGGATATCCCTACAACTAGTAGACTGATCGTTAGTCCAATTGCTGCACCAAATGTTTTAATAAAATAAATTCCTCCAATAACTCCCGCTAACACAAGAAAGACAACATTTGCCCACTCTAAATAAGAAGGAATAAGGTCAAAGCTTAATAGCACAATTCCAATAAAATACCAAATGAGAAAAACCTTATATGTTAACTCATCTGCTTTCACACTAATCCCCCATTTCTATCCACGATTATAGTGGATGTAAATTTCTTTGTACAACTTGTGTATGCTCGACAAGAGAGGAATATGCATTTGCGTATTTGTAAGCATTTTACTTATTTTTTTAGCTAGTTTAGTAGGAAGATTCTGTATATAATGAAAAAATACAATGATGAACAGACGAGGTAGAAGTTAATGAACCAGGAATTAGTCATGTACATCCTGATTAGTGTTTTGGGTGGCTCAATAAGTATTTTTTTATGTGGTTATGGATTAGTGAAAATAAAGGATGCTCCCGGTGGAAGGTATTATGTTTTAGCAACTTTTATGTGTGCTATTTTTGCTTTTGGCTATGCATTTGAGCTTGCGAGTACTTCTTTGGAGCAAATGAAGATTTGGTTAAGAGTGGAGTATTTGGCTTTGCCGTTTATTCCAGTATTTATTTTGCTTATGTGTTTTGACTATGTAGGAAAGAAGCTTAAGCAATGGGCTTTACATTCTTTTATTTGGTATTCCGATTTTGACGATTACATTGCATTACACAAATGATTTTCATCATATTTATTACACATCTATGGATGTAAGAACAGATACCCCTTTTCCTATACTAAAACTTGAAGGTGGCCCTGGGTTCTATATTCATTCTATCTTTTTATACGTTTGTATTGTCATTAGTGTTGGTATTCTTCTAATGCAGTTTCGGAAAGTAACACACAAGTTTCGTTTGCAAACGAGCTTGATGATTGCAGGGTTATTAGTTCCTGTCATGGGAAGTGTTTTTTATATAACTGAAACGAGTCCAAGTAGTATTGATCTTGGCCCCGTTTCAATGAGTATTACGTTTATTCTTCATGGTTTTGCATTGTTATCCTTCCAGATGTTTAACGTTGTACCAATTGCAAGAGAAACCGTGTTTGAAAGCATAGAAGAAGGAGTGATTGTGTTAAATCAACATGATGTGATTGTTGATTACAACTCAGCTATTGTTGCGGTTCTTCCATCGTTTGGTTCACATGCTATTGGAAAAGCTGTTAGAGATATTCTGAACGATCACCCACTGCTTTTGGATATCATTTTTGAGAAGCAGGAAGGAGATTATCAGTTAAAAATTGGTGATGTAACGAACTATTTTTATATTAAATTTTCTCCGGTCAAAACAAAACAAAGCACATTAATCGGGAAAATTATCACCTTAGTAAATGTAACAGAAAGAGTAAATATGGAGAAAAAGTTAAAAGAGCTAGCAAGTATAGACGGATTAACAAAGATTTATAATCGAACTTATTTTTTAGATAAAGCAGGTGATATGATAAAGAATTTGTCTGTGAGTGGTGATTCTTTATCTATCGTTATGTTTGATATAGATCATTTTAAAAAGGTAAATGATCAATACGGACATGATGCTGGAGATCAGGTTTTAATCAGTGTCGCTGGATTAACAAAGAAGTATTTAAGGAATCAGGATTTGTTTGCACGCTACGGTGGGGAAGAGTTTATCATCTGCATGCCGGATACAACGGGCCTGGAAGCATATGAGATGATAGATCATTTACGAAAGAAAGTGTCGGGGTCTTTTATAGTATCTAGTAATGATAAGGTTCAAATAACATCTAGTTATGGAATTTCAACTGTTCTTTTAAATTCGGAGAATGGAAATCCTACTATTCAAGAGTTAATGAGACAAGCTGACCAAGCTTTATATGCGGCAAAAAGGAACGGTAGAAACTGTGTGCAGATGTATGAGAAAAAAGCACAGTATGTATATGTTTAAAGTGTATGATCAAAATGCTCAGAGCTATTTAGTCTGAGTATTTTTTTGCTTGGTTGTTATATGGGGTGGTGAGCCAGACTTTTAGAGAATGAGTAGGGATGATGGACAAAATGCTGTTGGAAGAGAGAGAAGTGTCGTTCATAAGGGAGATGAAGACCAAAACATGTATGGGAGCCCGCGCAAATGGTCTTCATAAGGTGAATGAAGACCAAAACATGTATGGGAGCCGCGCAAATGGTCTTCATAAGGTGAATGAAGACCAAAACATGTAGCGCAAATGGTCTTCATAAGGTGAATGAAGACCAAAACATGTATGGAAGCCGCGCAAATGGTCTTCATAAGGTGAATGAAGACCAAAACATGGATGGAAGCCTGTGCAAATGGTCTTCATAAGGCGAATGAAGACCAAAACATGGATGGAAGCCTGTGCAAATGGACTTCATAAGGTGAATGAAGACCAAAACATGGATGGAAGCCTGTGCAAATGGTCTTCATAAGGCGAATGAAGACCAAAACATGGATGGAAGCCTGTGCAAATGGACTTCATAAGGTGAATGAAGACCAAAACATGTATGGAAGCCGCGCAAATGGTCTTCATAAGGTGAATGAAGACCAAAACATGGATGGAAGCCGCACAAATGGTCTTCATAAGGTGAATGAAGACCAAAACATGGATGGAAGCCTGTGCAAATGGTCTTCATAAGGCGAATGAAGACCAAAACACAGATAGAAGCACGTCCCAACATTCTTCATAAACCTGATAAATGACAAGCATTACTTGAAAGTGATCAAACTTTCATAAATTCAAATAAGACAAAAAAAAGCAGCCCAAATTGGACTGCAATTCCACATTATTAACTTACCTCATGAAACAGCAGCATGTTGAGAAAAGCGTTTCGTCATCCATGCTCTGGATTTCCAGCGATAGAACATAATAATACCTCTTACCCATTCGTCAGCAATAAAGGCGATCCAGATACCGATTAGTCCCAGATCAAAATGGATGCCGAGGATATAAGCAATTGGTACGGCGACTCCCCACATCGAAAGTATTCCTACATAGGTTGGAAAGCGGATATCACCCGTACTCGTAATGAGCTGATGATAATCATATTAAAGGCTCTGCCTGGTTCTAGAATGATGGTTAGGAGGATAAGGACCCCACCGACCTCAAGTATACGTTCATTTGAGGTGAAAATACCTAGTAAAGAATCCGAGAAGAGCGAGAAGATTACGGCCATAAGCGTAGAGATAACGATTCCAGAATATAGACTTTGTAAGCATCTTTTATATGCAGCTTCATAATCTTTTGCCCCAATCATGTACCCAACTAGAATTTGTGTACCTTGGCTAACGGCTAAGCTAAATAATAGAATAAGCATCATTAGATTTTGAGCATAGACCTTTGTGGTTAAAGCTTCGGTCCCAATCATTGTTATAAAGACTGTAATAACCATTTGCGACGTATTGTAAGAAAGTTGCTCACCAGCTGTAGGAACCCCGATATGAAGCAGGTTTTTAAGATGGTGTACCGGAAGCTTAAAGAGCTCTTTAAAGTTAAGGGTAAAGTGAACACGCTTCTTTAAAATATAGAGGATGACAAAAAGGCCGATGATCCTTGATACAACTGTGGATATGGCAACCCCTTGAACACCTAGTACCGGAAACCCGAATGGACCAAAAATAAAGAAATAGTTCCCGATAATATTAAGCAGGTTCATGCCGATTGTTAAATACATAGTGTCTTTTGTATAGCCATAGCTCTTCAGTATAGCTCCTGATGTCATGATTAATGCTTGCACAAAGGAAAAGCCTCCTACAAGCTGTAAATAAATCGTAGCATCCGGCATTAGTTCTGGTGGTAAGTTCATCAATTGTAGGATGTCTTCACTTGCGATGACAATGACAACACTAATCAGAATACTAAATAATAGATTGGCAGAAAGAGAAACCGTTGATACCTCTTTGGCATCTTTATAATTAGTACCACCTATATATTGAGCAACCAGTATAGTTGTACCTGTTGCAATAAATCCAAACATGACGATTAATAGAAATAAAATTTGGTTGGAAACTCCAACAGCTGCTACTGAGTTATCAGAGTATTGACTAAGCATCAATGTATCAGCATTTCCCATTAACATATGCAGAAGAGTTTCAATAAAAATTGGCCATGTTAGTGCAAATAATGTGATTTTACGACCTTGTCTTTCAAACGCCATTTTGTTCAACTCCTTTACATTGCTTTGATAATACTTAATAAGTTTACAAACATTGCAGTATAATAGAAAGAGAGAATAGCGATATATTTTGGATAAATACGACCTAAAGGAGAATTTATGATGTTTCATATTGAGTTTTTTGCACCGCCTTCTCCCACTTTTATTCAGGGGGGAATTGCTATTTTTGAAAAAGGTACAAAGCATTTTCGAAGAGTTTTTACTGTGTTTGATTTGATTTATGTAAAATCTGGTGAACTATATATAACAGAAGCTGAAATTCCATACACAGTAAGAAAAGGACAATATATCCTTTTAGTTCCCGGTTTTGAACATTATGGACATAAAGGCGGCTCAATGAGGACAGAGTACTATTGGCTGCATTTTGCGATTCCAACTCATTATGAGCTTGTGGAAGAGGGGATTACGAATTGGGCGGATATCCAAATATCAAAAGGTGACCACGAGACACCTCCAACATATAAATTTTCCATACCATGCTTTGGAAAGATTGAGAATCCAAATTTTATAGAAACGATATTTCTTAACATTTTAAATGTTGATCATCAAACACCTGATTATCAACTAAGACAGCAGCTGCACTTCCATGAATTTTTATTATATTTACAAAAAGAAGCATGCAAAATTCCAACAGCAGCTGAGAAAGTTGTGGAGGGAGCTGTTAATTATATACAAGAGCATTATAAAGAAGAGGTGAAAATGGAGGACATCGCCGCTGCTCTTCACTTTCACCCTGATTATGTAACGCGTTGTATGCAAAAAATCGTCGGTGAAACTCCGAATATGTATTTAAACAAATACCGAATGAATCAAGCAAAAAAACTATTAGCAACAACTGATGATAAAATTGCCAATATAGCACAAGAAGTAGGAATTGAGGATTCCACTTATTT
This Metabacillus endolithicus DNA region includes the following protein-coding sequences:
- a CDS encoding diguanylate cyclase; translated protein: MTITLHYTNDFHHIYYTSMDVRTDTPFPILKLEGGPGFYIHSIFLYVCIVISVGILLMQFRKVTHKFRLQTSLMIAGLLVPVMGSVFYITETSPSSIDLGPVSMSITFILHGFALLSFQMFNVVPIARETVFESIEEGVIVLNQHDVIVDYNSAIVAVLPSFGSHAIGKAVRDILNDHPLLLDIIFEKQEGDYQLKIGDVTNYFYIKFSPVKTKQSTLIGKIITLVNVTERVNMEKKLKELASIDGLTKIYNRTYFLDKAGDMIKNLSVSGDSLSIVMFDIDHFKKVNDQYGHDAGDQVLISVAGLTKKYLRNQDLFARYGGEEFIICMPDTTGLEAYEMIDHLRKKVSGSFIVSSNDKVQITSSYGISTVLLNSENGNPTIQELMRQADQALYAAKRNGRNCVQMYEKKAQYVYV
- a CDS encoding histidine kinase N-terminal 7TM domain-containing protein; this translates as MNQELVMYILISVLGGSISIFLCGYGLVKIKDAPGGRYYVLATFMCAIFAFGYAFELASTSLEQMKIWLRVEYLALPFIPVFILLMCFDYVGKKLKQWALHSFIWYSDFDDYIALHK
- a CDS encoding helix-turn-helix transcriptional regulator — protein: MFHIEFFAPPSPTFIQGGIAIFEKGTKHFRRVFTVFDLIYVKSGELYITEAEIPYTVRKGQYILLVPGFEHYGHKGGSMRTEYYWLHFAIPTHYELVEEGITNWADIQISKGDHETPPTYKFSIPCFGKIENPNFIETIFLNILNVDHQTPDYQLRQQLHFHEFLLYLQKEACKIPTAAEKVVEGAVNYIQEHYKEEVKMEDIAAALHFHPDYVTRCMQKIVGETPNMYLNKYRMNQAKKLLATTDDKIANIAQEVGIEDSTYFSKLFKRMEGTSPIEYRKMILRR
- a CDS encoding carotenoid biosynthesis protein, encoding MKADELTYKVFLIWYFIGIVLLSFDLIPSYLEWANVVFLVLAGVIGGIYFIKTFGAAIGLTISLLVVGISIFAEHLGVEYGLLFGDYYYTSDFGPQLLGVPIAIGFAWLMVIAGSHAISIVLTGTNQFISYTLIGSLMAVLIDLIIDPVAFEVKQYWIWNAESFYYNIPISNFIGWFVVAFLLHSIIFIITLKSKLSISEWHSRIVLVFFLVIGMFVFLALIHGLWLGVILTSILSYLTFMFYMRKRSNLK